The nucleotide sequence GTTGTATGGGTTGGGAGAACGCTTGCAGTAACAGCACTACTTATCAACATGTGGGTGTTTGTTTCCGAGTTCAAACTGTGATCATCTTGATACTCAACTTCGGCAGCCATAAATCCTTCATCATCCATAATATAGCCCTGATTTCTTCGAAGATGATGAGATCCATCATGATCATCACTATGTTGCAAGTTcaagtcatcatcattatcatcgTCGTCATCGTCGTCATCTGATTGAAGCTCATCCGCATCGAGAATCTCTGcatccaaatcaacttcCTCTTGTTCAGCAAGATTTAACGGCAACGTGCTCATTTCTTcctcatttgaattttcaGCAGCGACATTGTTGTTCATGGCACTATCCTCAACCATACTGTATCCCCGCTGTGCATAATCTAATTCCTCCATTGTTTTCCCAATACCTATTGGTCTAATCGTGGAATAACCCGTATTTctaattttcatcaatcgTTGTTCTTTCATTTGCATCAAAAGGgacaaatcatcaaaagatGGCTGCGGCTTATCAGAACGCAATATCTGTAAATACTCCAACTGTAATGGATCTGGACCTGGAAACGCAGCTGTGTATGATGACAATGGTGGTGCAAACAATTTATTGTAATGTTTAGTTTCTGAATTATTGGTAGAATGTtgtgaagaattgaataacGAGTGATTGTTATCGTTTGACCATAGATGATGTATACCTCGAGGGGACAAATCTGATGAGAACATTGATGAGGCTGCTGTGTTGTTGCAATGATTTCAGAGACTAAATCCACTAATGGAAAATAAAGAATTGTCATTATTATTATACTGgtacaaaatcaactacCAACAAACACTACGCCCATACACACTTAGAAACAGTTAGTCATCCTCAGTATCTGTCAATACAAACTCATTTAATACCTGCTTCTTGTTAGCTTCATTTGACGCTTCTCGATACTTTAAGTTTAATTCTGGCTCTATTGGCCAAACAAAGTCTTCCCCTCGAACTCCATTTAATGTAGTGATACACCCATAACAAAGGTCAATATTTTCACCATTGAAACTACGATTCGGATTATGTTCAACACTTGATAAATACATTTCCAAATAATTCCTCTCCTCCTCAGTTTCAATTAACGCTGGTTCATTCACTGTAATCATCTTTAGCCAGCCTTTTGGATCCTGATAAATTTCCACACCACAAACTTTACAGTTTGTATTGGGTTTGGATTCAGGAGAGCCCAATTTCTGACCGATTTTCATCACTGTTGACGCTGTTGAAGAGTAACCTGTGACATCCAAATTGGTGAAATAATTGCTTACTAAATCACGAATGGTCAAGTTCTTAGATACTCTCGACTTGACAACTTTAGAATAAACTTCgtactttttcaaatcggAAAGGACGGCATACTCGTCAATTTCtgcaaacaacaaatcacGTAATGGGTATATGATGTCAATATCCTTGTCATTGTAATTTTCAGTCCTGTTGGATATTAACCTGTGTATAGAAGATCCTCTACCTTTAACTGTAAGTGCAATTATCTCATTGGCAATCCTGGTCATCGAGTGGCCAAGCACTATAGTTCCACACCCTTCATCATATGCAGCTTGTAAAAGTAACTTTTCAAACACGATAGTCAACAAGTCCTCCACAGACGACTTGTTCGGGCACCTActcaataaatcaataaatgtGCACGATTGTGCATCCACAGCATTTGCCAATGAGGTGAAGTCATTTTCTATACGAATTTCCTTCAAACTATTCAAGTCCACATATGAATCCAAAGACACTGTcttgaatgaaattttaaCTGGTTTAAATCGTGTTAGAAGTTCCGGTAGTATTGACATTACCTCTTTATCTAACGAGCTCAATTCCTTTTCATCTATATTAACCACCACGATTTCAAATCCTTGCAATCCTATATGcgtttgttgttgctctAAAAGTAAATTTCCCAAAACATCGAGCAAGACTAACGAAGATATCCCACCTGAAAATGCCAACAATACTTTCTCTAGTTGACCGAGTGTCGATTTTTTATAGTTGATCTTATACTTTTCAGATGACATTTGCTTCCTTTGTTTCCCACGAACAAGTCGTAAATAACATTCTTTACAATGATATTCACCCCTTGCTTTCAAAATAGCAGACTCTTCCTTGCACCTTTGACACCTAATGTCCTGTTTAGATATATGTTCGATGGCAGTCATCTTAAACGATGTCGTTGTAGAACACTATCACAGTTCCTCTctaattttttgatttctttttcgcATCTCATCTAACGCCGCACAGATATCAATCATAAAGACTAAAATCATCTGTGTAGTTTACAACAGTTTTAGTAAAGATACAGAAATATTGCTTTCGAATATGTTAAACTATCCTAAACAGGTATATATGCACTAGTccaatttacaaaagtCTCGATTCagtttcaatcaaattaagCAAAAACTCAACTTCAAGTCTTTTACGTGCTTGCAAAACCCAATCGTTTGCCAACTTTCTACTCCATCCTTTCAAGTTGGTAGCCTCCTCCACTGCTATATCCAATTGTCCCCTAGCCAAACTTGATTCAACCCTTCCAATGACGGATTCAATGTCTTTACCATCTTCCTTTACGCCTTTAACTGGCAATAAAAGCTTTGAAAAGATCACTGATGATAAATGACCCAACAAACCCGCGTTTGGCGGCAACAACGAACTAGATCTTAAGTCTGGCTCTAACTGTTCCCAACGTGTTAATAATTGAGCATTCGTCAATAAGGAGTGGGTAGATTCCTTTGCAAGTAGTATGTCCAAGTCCTTGAGAGCCAAGTTTAAGACTTCATCATCGGTTGATACCTCTTTCAATGCCTTGACATATGGTTCAATACTCTTTGGCTTATCAGATGCTTCAGGTGgagtcaacaacaacaacttcaatttgttaactgattgttgaatcaagtTCCTTTTATGATTATTGGCAATTTGACGTTCAAAACTTTCGGCgaatttttccaattcattgatcttgtcattcaatttctccaagTTTGCCAATCTACCCTCTCTCTCTTCGTTGATTCTTTCAGTGACCAACGCTTCAAAGTTTTTGGTTTGCTCGATTCTCACCATAGATACAGCATTGTTAGCTGCTTGACTAATCGCTTCCCTAGCTGCATTGATCTCATGTTCCAACCTCTGGTTCAACCTCTTCTCCAATTGGGTCTTTTCTTGGTTGAATTGGTAGATTAAGTTCTCTGTCAATTCTAATTCCTTTTTTGTGAAAGATGAGAGGAGCTCCGTTTGAGAGaccttcaacttgttttgcaattcaTTGTCAAATTCCTTGGTCAAAACATTTAGCTTGTTTGCCAATTGGTTAATGTTCGAGTCAATTAATTTGACGAGACCTGAGTTTGTTTTAGACAACGAGCTGGCATCAATTGACTGGATCAAATCATTTAACGACGAGATGGTTTGCTTGACAGAATTATCAACTGAACTGTCGACATCGGATTTAAGCTCGATCAAGGGTAATCTTGCGACATCCCTTGTGATACTCTCCACCTCAACGGgtttttgtaattgttcAACAGGGGTCAAATCTGTTCCTTTCCTCTCGTCAACTGATCCAgtgattttctttcttgtttcCTTGATAAAGTCTTCACCCTTGTGCTCCAAGTCGCTTGTAAATTGCTCTATATCACCCTTTGATGGTAACTTGACGTCAGTAAATTTCCCTTTAATGGTGTACCAGagctctttcaaatcatcatatgAACCATTCTCAATAAAGTCAATTGCCTCTTCATGATATGGGATTTCATGATCGACAACAAAGTCCATCACATCGTCGTTCTTAGTAGCAAGGTACATTGTTCCTCCGTAGACAATTACGGCTAATAGTGATGTCTTGAAAAGGAATCCAAATAAGGAAAACctctttgtctttttcacctttggtggtggtggtggtggtggaacAACTTTAGTTTCAATTGGAGTGATGCTAGGGGGAGTTGGCACTAATGGCTCGGTCTTAACTTCAGGTAAGCGTGGAGGTTTACCAACCTCTTTGGCGTTCAACCTCAATGATACCGTAGAAAAACATCTAACACCTTTCAAGGTTGATCTAGAAGTTGCAATTCTGATCATTATCAATGTGAAGAGTTGTTCGTTAAGTTGCGTCCGTGACGGTTgttaaaacaattttttttttcttcgtTGATTGTTTCCCCcgatttccaattgttcgCCCAATCACAATTGGATAAACCTTTCATTTGCAAAGCAACAATAATACTATTCAATGTCTATCAAACCGATTGCAATTGCTCCTCCGCAACCATCAACACAAAGGGGTCAAGCAGCACATCTTTCATATGATGCAGTTAATGATAGATTGGCTTATGTCAACGGTAAATCAGTGATAATCCGTCCAGCCGATTTTAATTCAAATGCTcctgttgttgtattcaCTAAACATATACATCCAACCACTGCAGTGAAATTCTCACCATCTGGGTTCTATATTGCTTCAGGTGATGAGTCAGGACAGATCAAAATCTGGGATGCTGCGCCAAAGAAGGGTGAGGGTGAATTTGAACAGCCCATTATAAAGAGTGAGTTTCAAGTCATGTCCGGTCCTATCCGGTCCATAGCATGGGATGCTGATAATTCACGTATTATAGCAGTTGGTCAGGGAAAGGAGAAATTTGGACACGCATTTTCGTGGGATACTGGtaattcaattggtgaTATACAAGGGCATAGTTCTACGATTAATGCTGTTGATATCAAACCTCAGAGACCATACAGGGCCGCTACTGTCAGTGATGACTTTGCATTGGTCTTTTATCAGGGCCCGCCATTTAAGTTTGACAAAAGTTTGAGAGGTAATCATACAAACTCAGTTCGTGATGTCAAATTCAGCCCTGATGGAGAGTATATAGTTTCTGTCGGCTCTGATAGGGCGATATGCATTTACCAAGGTAAAACTGgtgaatttatcaaaaaaattgagaatgGCCACGATGGAGGGATTTTTGCTGTCTCATGGACTCTGGATTCAAAAAAGTTTGTAACTGCGTCGGCTGATGGATCAGTCAGGACTTGgaaagttgatgaaggCCTCGTGCTGACTCATAAAGTTGCTGAGAAACCGACTGTTTTTCAGCAATTAGTTGGTTTAACTGTGACGAAGGATTACGTGATTGCTTTAAGCTATGGTGGTGACTTGAcgtatttcaaaaatggagAGATTGTTCAAGTCATTCAAGGACATCAAGCACCAATCACTAAATTAGCCATCTCCAAGTCTGATCTATATAGTGGAAGTTCGGAtggaaaattgttcaaatttgaaatcgatCCAAAAGGGTTGAAGTCAAATCCAACTAGACAAGGTGGTGAAGGTGGCGAGCATAGTAACTACGTAGTTGACTTATTGTTGGGTGATGGTGGATTGTATTCCATAGGTTGggatgatgaaattaaacaatggAAAGAGGGTAAGGTAGTCACCTCTGCGAAATTGCCATCACAACCAAAGCAATTAAACAAGGTGGGCGACAACATCCTCGTGTTACTTGAATCAGAGTTGCAGTTATTCAGTAAGGATCTTGAATTGGTATCCATGTTAAAGCTTGACTTTTCGAGTACAAACGCAGCTTCATTATCAAGCTCACGCTTGTTGGTTACAAATGCTTCCAAAAACACGATTGTGagtgttgaaattgacaacggatcaaaactttcaatcTCGTCTCAGGAATTTCCTACCTTAAGAACTCCACCAACATTGATAAAAGTATCCCCTGATGGTGAGTTCTTTGCCGTTGCTGATTCATCAGGTAAGTATACCTTGTTTAAAAATGACGGATCCGTAGTTTCAACGAGATGGGCATTCCACACCAGCAAAGCATACGACGCGCAATGGTCCCCAGACTCTAAGTATTTGGTAAGTGGAGGACTTGATTGTGGACTTTTATTATATTCAGTTGAGAAACCTTCAAAGGTTGTTAAATTTCCCCTTGCACATGCTTCGGGGGTTACAAGTTTAGCATGGGTGTATTATGACAGTGAAAAGCAAACAGGACAGTTTGTCAGTTCAGGTTTAGATGGTACCATAAGACAATGGGAGCTACTTAGATAGACGTATTATAGATATATCTATAAATGTAAAGACATCTTTTAATTAGTATTTAGCGCGCGCTGAGTTTAACCTACCTCTCACCACCACTATACAGTGATTATCAATGTCAAACAAAGAATATACAACCATAATCATAGATGCATCCAAGTACATGGATACCAAGCTGGTGCCCAGTCAGAAAGACACCG is from Candida orthopsilosis Co 90-125, chromosome 1 draft sequence and encodes:
- a CDS encoding Ncs2 protein (S. cerevisiae homolog NCS2 has role protein urmylation, invasive growth in response to glucose limitation, tRNA wobble position uridine thiolation, pseudohyphal growth and localizes to cytoplasm), whose protein sequence is MTAIEHISKQDIRCQRCKEESAILKARGEYHCKECYLRLVRGKQRKQMSSEKYKINYKKSTLGQLEKVLLAFSGGISSLVLLDVLGNLLLEQQQTHIGLQGFEIVVVNIDEKELSSLDKEVMSILPELLTRFKPVKISFKTVSLDSYVDLNSLKEIRIENDFTSLANAVDAQSCTFIDLLSRCPNKSSVEDLLTIVFEKLLLQAAYDEGCGTIVLGHSMTRIANEIIALTVKGRGSSIHRLISNRTENYNDKDIDIIYPLRDLLFAEIDEYAVLSDLKKYEVYSKVVKSRVSKNLTIRDLVSNYFTNLDVTGYSSTASTVMKIGQKLGSPESKPNTNCKVCGVEIYQDPKGWLKMITVNEPALIETEEERNYLEMYLSSVEHNPNRSFNGENIDLCYGCITTLNGVRGEDFVWPIEPELNLKYREASNEANKKQVLNEFVLTDTEDD
- a CDS encoding Fcj1 protein (S. cerevisiae homolog FCJ1 has role degradation, cristae formation and localizes to mitochondrial crista), with the protein product MIRIATSRSTLKGVRCFSTVSLRLNAKEVGKPPRLPEVKTEPLVPTPPSITPIETKVVPPPPPPPKVKKTKRFSLFGFLFKTSLLAVIVYGGTMYLATKNDDVMDFVVDHEIPYHEEAIDFIENGSYDDLKELWYTIKGKFTDVKLPSKGDIEQFTSDLEHKGEDFIKETRKKITGSVDERKGTDLTPVEQLQKPVEVESITRDVARLPLIELKSDVDSSVDNSVKQTISSLNDLIQSIDASSLSKTNSGLVKLIDSNINQLANKLNVLTKEFDNELQNKLKVSQTELLSSFTKKELELTENLIYQFNQEKTQLEKRLNQRLEHEINAAREAISQAANNAVSMVRIEQTKNFEALVTERINEEREGRLANLEKLNDKINELEKFAESFERQIANNHKRNLIQQSVNKLKLLLLTPPEASDKPKSIEPYVKALKEVSTDDEVLNLALKDLDILLAKESTHSLLTNAQLLTRWEQLEPDLRSSSLLPPNAGLLGHLSSVIFSKLLLPVKGVKEDGKDIESVIGRVESSLARGQLDIAVEEATNLKGWSRKLANDWVLQARKRLEVEFLLNLIETESRLL
- a CDS encoding actin cytoskeleton component — its product is MSIKPIAIAPPQPSTQRGQAAHLSYDAVNDRLAYVNGKSVIIRPADFNSNAPVVVFTKHIHPTTAVKFSPSGFYIASGDESGQIKIWDAAPKKGEGEFEQPIIKSEFQVMSGPIRSIAWDADNSRIIAVGQGKEKFGHAFSWDTGNSIGDIQGHSSTINAVDIKPQRPYRAATVSDDFALVFYQGPPFKFDKSLRGNHTNSVRDVKFSPDGEYIVSVGSDRAICIYQGKTGEFIKKIENGHDGGIFAVSWTSDSKKFVTASADGSVRTWKVDEGLVSTHKVAEKPTVFQQLVGLTVTKDYVIALSYGGDLTYFKNGEIVQVIQGHQAPITKLAISKSDLYSGSSDGKLFKFEIDPKGLKSNPTRQGGEGGEHSNYVVDLLLGDGGLYSIGWDDEIKQWKEGKVVTSAKLPSQPKQLNKVGDNILVLLESELQLFSKDLELVSMLKLDFSSTNAASLSSSRLLVTNASKNTIVSVEIDNGSKLSISSQEFPTLRTPPTLIKVSPDGEFFAVADSSGKYTLFKNDGSVVSTRWAFHTSKAYDAQWSPDSKYLVSGGLDCGLLLYSVEKPSKVVKFPLAHASGVTSLAWVYYDSEKQTGQFVSSGLDGTIRQWELLR